The genomic stretch AGGAGAGGTGCGATCCCCAGGTGCAGCCCCAGACCGGGCTGCCGTCGGACGCCGGGTCCGGGTGGGTGCCGACGAAGCGGTCGGGGGTGCCGACGGCCTGGGCGACCTGGTCGAAGGTCAGGACGCTGCAGGCCTCGTCGGGGCGGGCGCCGTAGGTGCGGGACGGGGGTGCGGCGGGTGTCGCGGTCGCGACGGACGGCTCCGTGCCGTCGGCCCCGCTCGGGTCCGCCGGGGCGGAGGCGCTCGTGGCGGCCGGCGCCGCGGTGTCCCCTGCCTGCGGCGATCCGCCCGAGGAGGAGCAGCCGGTGAGCGCGGCGGCGGCGAGCAGCAGCGGCACCAATGGGCGGTGCGGCCGCCGGGGCCCGTTCCTGGTGGCTCGGTCGAGCGGCATGGTCGGGCCCTCCTGCAGGTCTGGCGGTACGGGCGGGTGCCGGCGGCCCGCCGCTGCGGGCCGCCGCCGTGGCGATGCTACCGAGGCCTGATCCATTGGTCGGGCGAACGAGAGAACCGGCCGATCAACCGGCCGAAGAGCACAACTGACGGTCAGTCATGTGACCGATTGGTCCCAGCCGGCGGCGGCGGGGCGGGGGCGCCTGCCCCACCTGCGCCGCGGACGGCGCACCGCGCGCTCGCCCGGTTGGGGCAGATCGGCGGGACAGGCGGTCGGGGGTCGGTTGCAATGGGCACGAATGACCGGTGGATGCCGCGACTCGGTCCGGAGGTCGCCGCCGCCTTCAGGAAGGGACGCCACCGTGCCCACGAGCAGTGCCCAGGATCTCTCGCCCGCGGCCGGCGAGGCCTACCGCATCGCCCGGGACTTCGTCTTCGAGGACGCCGCCCTCGGACGGCTGCGCTACCACCTGCTGCGGCTCACCACGGTCGGACTCACCCGGGAGGAGGTCGAGGACGTTCGGGAGCTCGGCCGGCTGGCCTTCGACGGCGCCGAGACCACCGAGACCGCGGTGCGGATCAGGGACCGGGCCGGTGCGAGTCGCCTGGCGGTGGCGTTCGTGGACATCGTCGAGCACGCCGGCCAGGACGAGCGTGGCCCGGTGCTGGTCGGCGCGGTGCTGGGGGCGTACGCGAGCCTCGGCAGCGTGGGCAGCGGCGACGGGCCGTCCGCGGCGCTGCTGGGCGCTGTCGGGGGCGCGGTGGTCGCGGCCTCGCGGTCCTTCGTCGACCGGCGGATGCAGCAGGAGGGGCTGGCGGTCTACCTCGGCTCCGAGGACTGAGGCCCGCCGGGCCCGGGGTCGGCGGCGAGGGCCCGCGCCAGGGCCTCGCGGGTCGCGTATCGGCCGCCGAGCTTGAACGCGTACTCGCTGGAGTCGACGACGTGGGCGCGGGCACCGGTCAGCACCACCCGGACGGCGGCGGCGGGCGCCGCCTCGGCGAGCTCCTCGCGGACGCCGTGCTCGCAGGCCTCGAAGAACATCGGAAGGTCCTCCGGCCACTCCCAGTCCGCCAGCACGCCCGGCGCCACCTCGAAGGCGACGCCGTCCCCGGCGGGCTCGAAGTCCAGGGTGACGTCGATGAAGGGGCCGCAGCCCGCGAAGGCGTGCTTGCGGTACCGCACGGAGCGGACCGGCACGGTCGGGAAGCGCCCTTGATCGGTCATCCGGGCACTCTAGCGCCGCCCAGCGGAAGGTCGTGGAGGGGTGTTGATCAGATGCTGGAGGCCTACGCGATCGGGCACGACGAGACCGCCAAGCCCTACCAGTGGACCTACGGGGGCACCCCGCTCAAGGCCGCCTGATCAACGCCCCTCCATGAACTTCCGCGGAACAGACCCTAGGCCGCCGCTTCGGGCCCCGGGGCACCGGTGCCGTTCGGGTCGGCCGCCAGGGACTCCCAGAACGTGACGTAGCTCTGCTCGTGCGCGATGCCGAGGGTCAGCAGGCGGGTGCGCGCCGGAGTGTCCGGGGCGTGTGGGTCGAGGTGGGCCTGCATCTCGCGGTATGTGCCGAGCCATCGGCGGTGCTGCGCCGCCTGGGCCTCGGCCAGCTCGGCGACTTGGCCGGGGGCGCCCAGGTCGGCGAAGGTCAGCTTGAGCAGGGCCGGGTTCCGGGTCTCCGGCTCAGGAGTGCTCGGATCGGCGAGCCAGCTCCGCAGGGTCTCGCGCCCGGCCGCAGTCAGGTGGAAGACCCGGCGCCGACGGCCGTGTTCCTCGGCGTCCTCGCGCAGCAGGCCCAGATCGGCCAGGCGGGGTGGGTCGCGGTAGAGCTGGGCATGCGGGATCGGCCAGTAGTGGCCGACGGAGGACTCGACCCTGGCCTTCAGCTCGTAGGGCGTCATCGGCCCGTGCCGGGCGATCAGGCCGAGCACGACCAGCTGGGACGGCGTCAGGTCCTTGGCCACGGTGTCCGCTCCCTCTCCTCGCCGGCACTCAACCATTCAATTGACACCGTATCACTGAGACCGTTAGCGTCGGCGCGCCCGCAACCGTATCAATGAGACTGTGGAGCGCCCGCGATGCACCTGCACCCCGAGATAGCCGAAGTCCTGGACCGCGTCCCGCCCTTCGACCCGCTCGCCGACCCGGCCGCCACCCGCACCTACTTGCGCGAACTGCTCGCCGCCGAGCCCCCGGCGGACGACCCCCGCATCGCCGTCGACCACGTCGCCCTCACGGGCCCGGCCGGCGACATCACCGTCCGGATCTACCGGCCGACCAGGGC from Streptomyces sp. TLI_235 encodes the following:
- a CDS encoding elongation factor G-like protein — encoded protein: MTDQGRFPTVPVRSVRYRKHAFAGCGPFIDVTLDFEPAGDGVAFEVAPGVLADWEWPEDLPMFFEACEHGVREELAEAAPAAAVRVVLTGARAHVVDSSEYAFKLGGRYATREALARALAADPGPGGPQSSEPR
- a CDS encoding PadR family transcriptional regulator, which translates into the protein MAKDLTPSQLVVLGLIARHGPMTPYELKARVESSVGHYWPIPHAQLYRDPPRLADLGLLREDAEEHGRRRRVFHLTAAGRETLRSWLADPSTPEPETRNPALLKLTFADLGAPGQVAELAEAQAAQHRRWLGTYREMQAHLDPHAPDTPARTRLLTLGIAHEQSYVTFWESLAADPNGTGAPGPEAAA